In Capsicum annuum cultivar UCD-10X-F1 chromosome 7, UCD10Xv1.1, whole genome shotgun sequence, one genomic interval encodes:
- the LOC107877030 gene encoding norbelladine synthase isoform X1 — MKGTISDEIEVSVPANVAWELYGTLQLSRFIVQQLPTLLNKVDVIEGDGTTGTVLKITFPQGTPGIIPYFKERFNIVDDEKRYKQSQVIEGGYVDLGYTFYGIRFEVNEKDENSCITKFTVSYEVEDVRLASHAFTMVEPLQTVIKSAKTYLTNKTHN; from the exons ATGAAGGGGACGATTTCGGATGAGATAGAAGTGAGTGTGCCTGCAAATGTAGCATGGGAGCTCTATGGGACATTGCAACTATCTAGGTTCATTGTGCAACAATTGCCTACTCTTCTTAACAAAGTTGATGTGATTGAAGGTGATGGTACTACTGGAACTGTCCTCAAAATCACTTTCCCCCAAG GTACACCAGGAATAATACCCTATTTCAAGGAGAGATTCAACATAGTAGATGATGAGAAAAGGTACAAGCAATCTCAAGTGATTGAAGGTGGATATGTTGATCTTGGTTATACTTTCTATGGAATTAGGTTTGAGGTAAATGAGAAAGATGAAAATTCATGCATCACTAAATTTACAGTGAGTTATGAAGTTGAAGATGTGAGACTTGCAAGTCATGCATTCACTATGGTTGAGCCATTGCAAACTGTCATCAAATCAGCCAAGACTTACCTAACAAACAAGACACATAATTGA
- the LOC107877030 gene encoding norbelladine synthase isoform X2 has protein sequence MKGTISDEIEVSVPANVAWELYGTLQLSRFIVQQLPTLLNKVDVIEGDGTTGTVLKITFPQGTPGIIPYFKERFNIVDDEKRYKQSQVIEGGYVDLGYTFYGIRFEVNEKDENSCITKFTVSYEVEDVRLASHAFTMVEPLQTVIKSAKTYLTNKTHN, from the exons ATGAAGGGGACGATTTCGGATGAGATAGAAGTGAGTGTGCCTGCAAATGTAGCATGGGAGCTCTATGGGACATTGCAACTATCTAGGTTCATTGTGCAACAATTGCCTACTCTTCTTAACAAAGTTGATGTGATTGAAGGTGATGGTACTACTGGAACTGTCCTCAAAATCACTTTCCCCCAAG GTACACCAGGAATAATACCCTATTTCAAGGAGAGATTCAACATAGTAGATGATGAGAAAAGGTACAAGCAATCTCAAGTGATTGAAGGTGGATATGTTGATCTTGGTTATACTTTCTATGGAATTAGGTTTGAGGTAAATGAGAAAGATGAAAATTCATGCATCACTAAATTTACAGTGAGTTATGAAGTTGAAGATGTGAGACTTGCAAGTCATGCATTCACTATG GTTGAGCCATTGCAAACTGTCATCAAATCAGCCAAGACTTACCTAACAAACAAGACACATAATTGA
- the LOC107877631 gene encoding NADP-dependent glyceraldehyde-3-phosphate dehydrogenase yields the protein MAGNGVFAEIIDGEVFRYYCEGEWKKSTSGKSVAIVNPTTRKTQYKVQACTQEEVNKVMEIAKAAQKTWAKTPLWKRAELLHKAAAILKEHKAPIAECLIKEIAKPAKDAVTEVVRSGDLVSYTAEEGVRILGEGKFLVSDSFPGNERTKYCLTSKIPLGVILAIPPFNYPVNLAVSKIAPALIAGNALVLKPPTQGAVACLHMVHCFHLAGFPKGLISCVTGKGSEIGDFLTMHPGVNCISFTGGDTGIAISKKAGMVPLQMELGGKDACIVLEDADLDLTAGNIVKGGFSYSGQRCTAVKVVLVMESVANALVEKVNAKVAKLTVGPPEDNCDITPVVSESSANFIEGLVMDAKEKDATFCQPYKREGNLIWPLLLDNVRPDMRIAWEEPFGPVLPVIRINSVEEGIHHCNASNFGLQGCVFTKDINKAILISDAMETGTVQINSAPARGPDHFPFQGLKDSGIGSQGITNSINMMTKVKTTVINLPTPTYTMGKL from the exons ATGGCTGGAAATGGAGTATTTGCTGAAATAATTGATGGAGAAGTGTTCAGATATTATTGTGAAGGTGAATGGAAAAAATCAACTTCTGGAAAATCTGTTGCTATTGTTAATCCTACTACAAGAAAGACACAGTACAAAGTTCAAG CATGTACACAAGAAGAGGTGAACAAAGTAATGGAAATAGCAAAAGCAGCACAAAAGACATGGGCTAAAACACCATTGTGGAAAAGAGCAGAGTTACTTCATAAAGCAGCTGCAATCTTGAAAGAACACAAAGCCCCTATTGCTGAATGCCTCATTAAAGAAATTGCAAAACCAGCGAAAGATGCTGTCACCGAG GTTGTGAGGTCCGGAGATTTAGTTTCGTACACTGCTGAAGAAGGAGTTAGAATTCTCGGTGAGGGTAAGTTCTTGGTATCTGATAGTTTCCCTGGAAATGAAAGGACCAAATACTGCCTGACTTCCAAG ATCCCGCTGGGTGTTATTCTAGCCATTCCTCCTTTCAACTATCCGGTCAATCTTGCCGTCTCCAAGATTGCTCCTGCACTGATTGCTGGAAACGCTTTAGTTCTCAAGCCGCCAACTCAG GGTGCTGTGGCTTGCCTGCATATGGTGCATTGCTTCCACTTAGCTGGATTCCCGAAAGGCCTTATCAGTTGTGTGACCGGAAAAGGGTCTGAAATCGGAGACTTTCTCACTATGCATCCTGGAGTAAACTGTATAAG ttTCACTGGTGGAGACACCGGTATTGCAATCTCGAAGAAAGCAGGAATGGTCCCTCTACAGATGGAGCTGGGAGGTAAGGATGCTTGTATCGTGCTCGAGGATGCTGATTTAGATTTGACCGCGGGAAACATTGTAAAAGGAGGATTTTCATACAG TGGTCAAAGATGCACGGCAGTTAAGGTCGTGTTGGTGATGGAATCCGTTGCTAACGCTCTTGTTGAGAAGGTAAATGCCAAAGTGGCAAAGTTAACCGTTGGGCCACCGGAAGATAATTGTGATATCACTCCAGTTGTCTCCGAGTCATCCGCGAATTTCATCGAGGGGTTGGTCATGGATGCAAAGGAGAAAGATGCAACATTTTGCCAGCCATACAAGAGAGAAGGCAACCTCATCTGGCCTTTGTTGTTAGACAACGTTAGGCCGGACATGAGAATCGCTTGGGAAGAACCATTCGGTCCAGTTTTGCCTGTTATTCGGATCAACTCAGTCGAAGAAGGAATTCACCACTGCAATGCTAGTAATTTTGGTCTGCAG GGTTGTGTGTTTACCAAAGACATCAACAAAGCAATACTGATCAGTGATGCAATGGAGACCGGTACCGTTCAGATTAACTCAGCTCCGGCTCGTGGACCGGATCATTTCCCCTTCCAG GGTCTTAAGGACAGTGGAATTGGATCACAAGGGATTACTAATAGCATTAACATGATGACTAAAGTGAAGACCACTGTGATCAATTTGCCAACCCCTACTTATACTATGGG